In Streptococcus dysgalactiae subsp. dysgalactiae, the following are encoded in one genomic region:
- the rmuC gene encoding DNA recombination protein RmuC, translating into MDLIMFVLVLVLVGLGIYLLIKLNRLQDHLSQTLESNADNLSDQMTYQLDTANKQQLLEVTSLMTRQQTDLYQQFTEIRDVLHRSLSDSRDRSDQRLEVINQQVNQSLKNMQESNEKRLEEMRQTVEEKLEETLKNRLHASFDSVSKQLESVNKGLGEMRTVAQDVGTLNKVLSNTKTRGILGELQLGQIIEDIMTSHQYEREFVTISGSTERVEYAIKLPGNGQGDYIYLPIDSKFPLEDYYRLEDAYELGDKLAIENSRKALLAAIKRFAKDIRKKYLNPPETTNFGIMFLPTEGLYSEVVRNAAFFDSLRREENIVVAGPSTLSALLNSLSVGFKTLNIQKNADDISKILGNVKLEFDKFGGLLVKAQKQMNTANNTLEQLISTRTNAIVRALNTIETYQDQATASLLNMPLLEEENNEN; encoded by the coding sequence TTCTTGTGGGCTTAGGCATCTATTTACTGATAAAGCTAAATCGTCTTCAAGACCACCTTTCTCAAACCTTAGAGAGCAATGCGGATAATTTGTCTGACCAAATGACTTATCAGTTGGACACTGCCAATAAGCAACAGTTATTGGAAGTAACCAGTCTGATGACCAGACAGCAAACCGATCTTTATCAACAATTCACAGAGATTCGTGACGTCTTGCACCGTAGTTTGTCTGACAGTAGGGACCGGTCTGACCAACGCTTAGAAGTGATTAACCAGCAAGTTAACCAGTCGCTCAAAAATATGCAAGAATCCAACGAAAAACGTTTGGAAGAGATGCGTCAAACAGTCGAAGAAAAATTAGAAGAGACCCTAAAGAATCGTCTGCATGCCTCCTTTGATTCGGTTTCCAAGCAACTAGAAAGTGTGAATAAAGGATTAGGAGAAATGCGTACTGTGGCTCAAGATGTAGGCACCCTCAATAAAGTCTTGTCCAATACCAAAACTCGAGGAATCCTTGGTGAACTTCAACTGGGTCAAATTATTGAGGATATTATGACGTCTCACCAGTATGAAAGAGAATTTGTGACGATTAGTGGCTCTACTGAACGAGTAGAATATGCGATTAAGCTACCTGGAAATGGTCAGGGAGATTACATTTACCTCCCAATTGATTCCAAATTCCCTCTTGAAGATTATTACCGTTTAGAAGATGCTTACGAACTTGGAGACAAATTAGCTATTGAAAATAGCCGAAAAGCTTTGTTAGCAGCCATTAAGCGTTTTGCCAAAGATATTCGTAAAAAGTATCTGAATCCTCCAGAGACCACCAATTTTGGTATTATGTTTTTACCAACCGAAGGTCTGTATTCAGAAGTGGTCAGAAATGCTGCTTTCTTTGATAGCCTTCGTCGGGAAGAAAATATCGTGGTTGCAGGCCCATCAACCTTGTCTGCTCTGTTGAATTCCTTGTCTGTTGGCTTCAAAACCCTCAATATTCAAAAAAATGCTGATGATATCAGTAAAATCTTGGGAAATGTCAAATTGGAATTCGATAAATTTGGAGGTTTATTAGTTAAAGCCCAAAAACAAATGAATACCGCTAATAATACCCTGGAACAACTCATTTCAACAAGGACAAATGCTATTGTTCGTGCTCTAAATACGATTGAAACCTATCAAGACCAAGCAACAGCATCTCTCTTAAACATGCCCCTATTAGAAGAGGAAAACAATGAAAATTAA